The genomic stretch AACTTAAACCCGGTGGACGGGTCATCAGTTCCATCCCAAACATGCGTTATTTCAGGTCTTTTTTCAAGCTCTTGTTCCAAGGCGAATGGAAGCATGAGGATGAAGGGATCATGGACCGAACCCACCTGCGTTGGTTTACCCAAAAAAGCATGGTCCAGTTATTCGAAGATCAAGGATATGAGGTTTTCGAGCAAAAAGGTATCAACGCCAGTAAATCGCTTAAACCACGTCTGATGAATCTACTGATGCTGGGAGGAGCCGCCGATATGAAGTATATGCAATTTGCTACTGTGGGCGTACTAAAATAAAGGCTACTTGCTTGATTGTAGACTGGGGTAGTCGTACCTTTGCAAAAGCAAAAGCAAATGGCAAAAACATATCCCAAAGCGATCCATCATCCTGTCTTCAAGGATATTTCTTCCGCGGCCAGCGAGCTTCGTCTGGATGCTTATGTTATCGGTGGATTTGTACGGGATTTCTTCCTGGACCGAGGTACGCACAAGGATATTGATATAGTGGCCATTGGAAGCGGGATCGACCTGGCCAAGAAGGTCTCTTCCAAACTTTCTGGAAAACCCAAAGTGACCATTTTTAAGAATTATGGCACGGCCATGATCAAGGCCGGTGACCTGGAATTGGAATTTGTGGGCGCCCGCAAGGAATCCTATCGCAAGGATAGTCGAAATCCGGCGGTGGAAAACGGGACCCTGGAGGATGATCAGAATAGGCGGGATTTTACCATAAATGCGCTGGCCATTAGTTTGAATCCGGACAATTTCGGGGAATTACTGGACCCATTTGGAGGGATGACGGATCTGGAGAACAAACTGATCCGTACGCCACTGGACCCGGATACCACCTACAGCGACGACCCGCTAAGAATGCTCAGGGCCATCCGTTTTGCTACACAGCTGGGTTTTACCATAGAAGAAACTTCCCTGGAGGCCATCGGCCGGAATGCGGAACGGATACGGATCGTATCCAAGGAACGCATAGTCGATGAGATCAATAAGATCCTGGCTACAGATAAACCTTCTGTGGGTTTTGCTATCCTGCATAAAACCGGGCTGTTACCGGAGATATTTCCAGAGCTGTCCGCCTTGGAAGGGATAGAGGAAATGGAAGGTCAGCGCCACAAGGACAATTTCTGGCATACCCTGGAAGTGGTGGATAACCTGGCGGCTACCTCAGATGACCTCTGGCTCCGATGGGCAGCACTATTGCACGATATTGGCAAGGCACCGACCAAACGCTTCGATAAGAAGATCGGCTGGACCTTCCACGGGCACGAATTTGTTGGCGGGAAGATGGTTTACAAACTCTTCAAGCGCTTGAAGATGCCGCTGAACGAGAAAATGAAGTTTGTGCAAAAGATGGTGACCATGAGTTCCCGTCCGATCGTTTTGGCATCTGAT from Aureitalea marina encodes the following:
- a CDS encoding CCA tRNA nucleotidyltransferase, yielding MAKTYPKAIHHPVFKDISSAASELRLDAYVIGGFVRDFFLDRGTHKDIDIVAIGSGIDLAKKVSSKLSGKPKVTIFKNYGTAMIKAGDLELEFVGARKESYRKDSRNPAVENGTLEDDQNRRDFTINALAISLNPDNFGELLDPFGGMTDLENKLIRTPLDPDTTYSDDPLRMLRAIRFATQLGFTIEETSLEAIGRNAERIRIVSKERIVDEINKILATDKPSVGFAILHKTGLLPEIFPELSALEGIEEMEGQRHKDNFWHTLEVVDNLAATSDDLWLRWAALLHDIGKAPTKRFDKKIGWTFHGHEFVGGKMVYKLFKRLKMPLNEKMKFVQKMVTMSSRPIVLASDVTDSAVRRLVFDAGDHVDDLMTLCEADITTKNPKRFKRYHQNFKRVREKIVEVEERDHIRNFQPPVSGEEIMATFGIGPSREIGIIKEAIKEAILEGQIPNEHQAAYQFMLERAASLGLKPV